The DNA region CGGCCCCGATATGAATGTTATGAAGTACTGAAACACGAGGCTGATTATGGTCGCCCAGCCGCAGGCCGTGAAGGACATTCTGGCGGGAGACACCTTCGAAACCACAGTTGACCAGCCGCCAGCGCCCTGGATGATGAAAGGTAAGGCTATAAGCAGCCCGAAGAATATGACGACCCATTGAAAAAGATCTGTAAAGGCATCGGCCCAGAGGCCGCCCATCACCGTGTAGACGATACACACCATGCCGGCGATGAGTATGGCGGGGTTGAGTGACATCCCGGTCAGCACAGATATGATGGTACCCGAGGCCAGCATCTGTGAGGCGGTGAGGCAGAAGAGGGCGACAACGTTGACAACGGCCGTTATGAGGTGACTCGGCGCGCCGAACCTTTTCCCTACCACCTCAGGGATGGTATAAGCTAGAGAACGACGCAGGTAGGGAGCAAAAAATGCCACGGGGACTATGCCGATGGCAGCGGCCAGGACGTACCACCCCGCCGATAGACCCCACGGACCGAAGGCTCGACTCGCTACGCCCACCGAGCTTCCACCGCCGACGTTGTTCGCTGACAGGCTGGCCGCCACCAGGATTGCGGGCAGCGCCCGACCGGCAAGTAAGTAATCCGTGCTGTTCTTGATCATACGCTTATTGGTATACCATCCCACAGCAATCATACCCGCCAGATAGAGGACCACTACAGTCAACGCGGTTCCCTGGACCACATTAATCCCTCCTTAGACTAGGAACGAGTGTCAGGACCAACTTGGGAAACCCACGTATCCCCATCACCTTCGTCCTGAGCGTAAACCACCTCCATTTCGGCAGTCGACCACTCGTCTCAAGGGCGCCCCCCCATGGTGAGTGCCATGACCGCCTTCTGGACGTGTAGCCGGTTCTCGGCCTGATCGTAGACGACCGATTGAGGGCCGTCGATGACTTCGTCCGTGACCTCGCGTCCGCGGTCGGCGGGGAGCGGGTGCATGTATATGGCGCCTCTCCTGGCCAGGCCCATCCGCCTGGAGTCACAGCACCATCCCGAGTACCGGTCTATCAAAGATAGCCCCTCTTGACGGTCAGTGGTGTAGACAAGGGGGCCCCAGCTCTTCGGGTACACCACGTCGGCGCCACGCATGGCCTCGTCCATATCTTGGACGATTTCTAACTTGGTTCCCGAGTCCGCCGCGTTTTGCTTTGCTTGCTGGATGATATCGGGCATCAAAGCGAATTCCGGGGGGTGTGCAAGCACCACGTCCATCCCAAGACGCGGCGCCATGAGGACGAGGCTCTGCGGGATCGATATGGGGCGCACGTAATTTGGGGCCGAAGTCCAGGATACGACCAGTTTCAAGCCGCGAAGATTACTGCCGAAGCGCTCCCTGATGGTAAACATATCCGCGAGTATCTGGAAGGGGTGATACATGTCGCATTGCATGTTGAATACCGGCACGCGCGAGTATCGGGCTACTTCGCGAATGTACTTGTTACCCTCCCCGAACACGGTGTGCCGGACGGCAATGGCGTGGCCATATCTGCTAAGTACGGAAGCGGTATCCTTCGCATTTTCCCCGTGGGCGATCTGTAATCTGTCCGGCGTAAGGTCATGAGCATGCCCTCCCAGCTGGGTCATTCCCGCTTCAAAAGAGTTACGGGTTCTGGTCGAGTTGTCGAAGAATATCATGAACAGGGTCTTGTCCTGCAGTAACCGGTGTGGGACACCCACAGCGAACTGGCGTTTCAACTCTTGGGCGAGATCGAAGGTCATCTCGAGCTCTTCATGCGAGAAATCCATGTCCGTCAGGTAGGGATGGCCTCTCAACAGGCTATGCATTAGTATGGCAACCTCCCTCAGACTTTGCCAGGACTCATGCCTCTCCGAGCGATTGACTGATTACCGTAGGAAACAGCGCGTAAAACGCCGCCGCCTTGACCAGGTGTTCTACAGTAACGTACTCGTTCACCGTGTGCGCCAGCGCCTCGTCACCCGGCCCGAACCCGATGGTCGGTATCTTGAGCTGTCCGGCCAGGGTCACGCCGTTGGTGCTGAACACCCACTTGTCCACGGCTGGCTTTTCGCCGAACAGCAGCTCCGCGGTGCGGATCGCCGCCGCCACGGTGGGGTGGTCTTCGGGCGTGATCCATGTGGGGAAGTCCTTCGGCACTCTCTCGACGTATCCAGTGTAACTGGGCTCCTCGTACGTCAAGAGCTCCGCATGTGCGTGCTCGGCCCCGGGAAGGGCTTTTATCTCCGATATCGCGCCGGCACTGTCCTCCCCCCAGGTCAAACGCCGGTCTATGTAGGTAGTACACTCGTCGGGAACCACGTTCAGGGAACCCGATTTACTCTCGATGCGGGTAACCGCGATCGTTCCTTTGCCTAGGAAGGGGTCATCTTTGAGCCTGCTCTGCAGCTCCTCGATGCCCCGGAGCACCCCGGCCATTTTGTATACGGCATTCTCCCCGCGCTCCGGTGCGCTGGCGTGGCAGGCGCGGCCTTTCAGTACCACCTTGATCTCGCAGCGACCACGATGCCCCCTGCATATGCGCAGGTTAGTGGGTTCGCCGAGCACCACAAGGTCGGGCTTCCTCGGTAGATTCTGGACAAATACACGCGATCCGAACCCGTCGCAATCCTCCTCCTGGACAATGCCGGCAACGTAGAGCGTGTACAGCCGGTCCAAGCCCATCTCTTTGATGATACGCCCCCCGTAGGCCATCGAGGCCATGGCCGCCTTCATGTCCACTGTGCCCAGGCCGTACACCCTGCCGTCCTCAAACTTCCCCTCATACGGGTCGTAGTCCCAGGCGGAAGGATCGCCTACACCCACGGTGTCCAGGTGGGCATCGTACATGATCACCAGGGGTCCGGACCCGATGCGCCCGATGGCGTTCCCTATCCTGTCGCTGTACGTTTCATCGAAACCAATCGCCTTCATCTCACTCAATACTCGTTCAACGACCGGCCCCTCGTGACAACTTTGGCTGGGAATGGCGACAATGTCCCTCAAGAATCGGACCATATCCCCCGAATAGTTCCCGGCCGCCCGTAGCACCGCTGGCGTCACCTTCAAAGGCTCAAAACGATGCTGCTCCAACCGCTATCCCCCCCGAGACTGTAACTTGACAGCCACCCGGAACACCCGCTTGGGCCTGCCACGGCTACCGGCATTCTCCTGTCCCGCCTCCACAATGTAACCGGAGGCAAGGAGCTTGCTCAGTACGCGATGCGAGGTCCGAAGCCCCACTCTTAGTCTTGAGGCCAGGTCGTGAGCGGTGAATTCATCCCCCAGCTGGGATAGAGCCGCCGCAACACGATTGAGCGAGACGGCAGCCATGTGCGACTCACGGGCCAACTGCACGAGCGTGGGATCGGTGCTGCGCAGGTCGTACGACATCGGGCAGGATCCGAGAGGTCCGATGAGCCGCTTGTTTTCCAGTATGACATAGCAGCTGCTGCCTCGCTGGCGTACCGCCTCCTCAAGGGCCGCACGCGCGTTGATCCCTGCCTCGTTCGCCGTAATGCCAAACCCGACTCCAGCGCCCATATCGAGACCCGCTCCCGCCATCTTTTCCAGGACCGGCCAGCAGGTATAGTAAGACGTGGTTTTCTCGAACTCCGCCCGGGTCGTGAAGAACTGGTACTCGCCGCCACCGCAGTCCACGACATGTCCGTCGACCTCCTCGGCGTGGGAAAGCAATATCTCGTACGCCCGCAACCGCAACCGTTGCTGCTCGAACTGCGTCATACCCTTCCAGTCAGATCTAGCCCTGACCAGCCCCACTACGATCTGCGCGCCCCTCGCGCGGGCCCCCTCCGCGAGGTACATCGCTTTCTCCAGGGCCTGCTCCATGGCAGCACGGGACGGTACCAACCAGGAACAGGAAACTCCGGCACCCTGTAATCGCCCGTATACCGCGAGTAAACAGGTGAGCGCGTGCGTCGTCACGCCTTCGCGAAACAGTTTAAGGTGGAATTCGGTGACCTGCTCCGGGTCGGCCAGTCCTTCATACTGCAGCACCTTGATGGTTTCAAGGTCAAGCCCCAACTCCTGATACGTTGCCTCAACAACGTCCCTGTTGATTGTGTCAACGCTCACCCTGTGTAAAGCACCGCGATCTCGAACTTTAAACAGGGATGAATAAAGCCACATGGGAGAATAGGGGATGAACGTGGTAGGGACTCCAGGGCGATGCTCGCGCATGGCCTGGCGGTAGCCCACGGGGCCTGTGAACAGGATCACTTCTGCCTGTTTACTGGCCGCTGCACACAACCGTGGCGCCTCGCTCGCTGTCTGGTACGCGAAGGGCAAAACCTGTAACCCCCGGAGGCACCGCGCGACAGCCAGCATTTCGTCGACCAGGGCGGAGGGGCCAATCGCAGCGACCTTGATGGACTGAGCCTTCATTTCAATGCTCCCCGTATTTATGGACGTGTCGATATATGGACTATAATTAAGTACTTCTGCGCCCGAGCGCCAAATCCTTCGTCGCGTAAACGTGGCTAACGAGACGCTGGAACGGTCAGTTCCGGACGAGCCTGCATATGGAGGAGGGTCGTATTAGTAATTCTCAAACGCGGGCGTTCAGTCGGTGACCTCGCGCGTCACCGAGAACTTGTACCTGTCGGAGCGGTAGTGGACTACGCGGTACTCCACCGGTGTCCCGTCGGACGCCTCGACCGTGGACGTGACGACGAAAACGGCTGCGGGGCCCCGCAACTTGAGCAGTCGTGCAACAGCCCCCGTGGCCAGCGCCGCCTCGAACGCCTGCTTCGCCCGCACTGGTCTCACGACTCCGGCGAGTTTATACAGGTCGAACGACGTGAAGGGCTTGCGCTCGCGACTCAGCTCGACGGCCTTCTCGGCGACGGCCATTCCGACCTCGGGGGTGAAATACGATGTATACAGGGCCATTGGCTCGGAGTCCGCCATGCCCAGGAGCACCATTTTGACTACAGGCGCACCGCGGTCAAGCCCCAGGCCCGAGGCGGCCTCGTCGTTGGCCGTCGCGCGCCGTACCTCGACGAGTGACGTGACGGGCAGCAGGCCGTGCCCTGCTATCGTCCTGTCGAACCCCGTGATGCGCTCCAGCGACTGGTCTATCTTCCTCTTGGTGACGTAAGTGCCCTTACCCTGGCGAGTGAAGAGTATGCCTTCGGCGACCGCCTGGGCGATCGCCTGGCGAACGGTAATCCTGCTCACACCGTAGGACTGGCAGAGCTCCCTCTCGGAGGGTATCGCGGTCCCCTCGGGGTAAACCCCCTCCTCGATGTGTCTTTGAATCTCTTCCTTGAGTTGCAGGTAAAGTGGGGTTGCTCCGTCCTTTTGCAGCAATCACGGCACCTCCGCGCACTCGAAGACTCCTCATATATTTTCACACTTATCCCACGCGACCGCAACGGGGGATAATAACGCCGCGGGCCGGGACAGAGAGAGCCATGCAATCCCCCCGCGGGAGGCGTGCGATTGGCAAACCTGGGGAGCTACTTCTTCAACCTCCTGTGGTTCGTCTTCATAGCCTCCAGCTTCCTCCTGCCGCTCATGAGACAACACCGCATTGAGCGGCTGCGTCACGCGGTGATACGGAGGCTGGAACGGTCGAGGGATTCACGGGTCATCACGATGATACACCGCCAGGAGGCGGTGAGCTTCCTCGGGATCCCGATCGCCCGCTACATAAATATCGAGGATTCGGAGCAGGTGCTGAGGGCAATCAGGCTCACGCCCGATGACCTTCCGATAGACCTGATACTCCACACTCCAGGCGGGCTCGTGCTCGCGGCGGAACAGATCGCCCTCGCCATAAAGCGCCACAAGGGCAAGGTGACCGTCTTCGTCCCCCACTACGCGATGTCGGGTGGAACGATGCTCGCCCTGGCGGCGGATGAAATCGTGATGGACGAGAACGCAGTGCTGGGGCCGGTGGACCCGCAGGTCGGCTCGTACCCTGCGGCCTCCATCGTAAGGGTGCTGCGCGACAAGAAGCCGGAAGACATCGACGACACGACGATGATACTTGCCGACGTCGCCGAGAAGGCGCTTGCGCAAGTCCGCGACACGGTGTCCAGCATACTGAAGGACAGGCTCGACGAGGACAAGGCGCGCGAGGTCTCGAAGACTCTCACCGAAGGCCGCTGGACGCACGACTACCCGCTCACCCCCCAGCAGCTCGAGTATCTGGGCCTTCCGGTGAGCGTCGGTCTGCCAACCGAGGTGTACGCACTGATGGAGCTGTACCCTCAACCTGCGCAGCGCAGGCCGTCGGTCCAGTACATACCGGTCCCCTACCGTGATGAAGAAAAACGGGCGAAGCGGTAGCAGGCCGCGTCTCCAAAGCAATCACCACCGCCACGACCACGAGGGCCGTGATCCCGGCGGGTCATCCCACGGGGGTGATTATCAGCTCCTCACTGGGCGCCTTGCCCTGGTCCTGCCAGGACCTGACGGTGACCTTGAACTTGCTGCTGGACCCTCTTTTGGGCATCGGATAGGTATCGGGTCGATCCTTCAGGATAGCTGCTTGAGCAGGCGCGGCGGGTTTCAGGCCGTCGCCGGTCGACTGGAGGCCAGCGACCCACGCCGGTCCATCCTCCTGGGCGCTCTTCCTTTCGCCGAGGACGAGGGTGTTCTCGTCAAGCCATTCGATGTCGCCGATGAAATGCCCCTTCGCCATGTCGAACTCCCTTACCACCTTACCGGTCTCATCCAGGACTCTGACCTTCGGGCTCAGGACAGACGAGAAATCTGCCACATCGATAAGCTTGTGACTTCCATCGGCGACCTTGAATGCCAGGTGCCGTCCGTCGGGACTCCACCGGACGAAGTCGATGAGGTCCAGATACGGGTCCACGTGCTTCAATTCGCCTGTGACGATGCTCAACAGCCTGAGTCTCCACGGCCTCCCGCCGTTCCTGGGGTCGGGCATCGCGGCGGACCGCCCGTCTGGCGAGAACCACACCGGATACAGGCCGTCCCACACCGGCAGACCGGTAATGAGGTCTTTCGTCGAGCCGTCAGCCGTGTTGATGCGCCGGATCTCGCCACCATCGCGCGTCCCCAGGTGAATGCTTATCAGGCGGCCGTCGGGGGTAGCCGCATGACTCCTGAGCGTCCCCTGGAGATCGGCTACCGATCGCGATGAAGCCTTGCCGCCGGAGAAGTCGGTCACCGTCAGCTTCGTTGGCTGCCCCTGCGCTGCGGGCAGGTCCAGGCAGACAACGGATTCGGCCCCATTCCAGGCGACAGGGAACATCGCGTCCAGTCCCTTGACTTCGCGGAGGAGCCTCGACTCGCCCGTGGCAGCGCCGACCAGCCAGAGCTGTATTACGGGTTCCGGTTCCGGACCCGCTCCGGGACCGCCGGGCGCGGGGCCCTGTTGCGTTGCACTCGCGGTTTCCATGGTCACGATGAGCCTCTGCCCGTCCTTCAACCAGAACCAGTCCACGCCCCGCCTCCAGCTGGAGAAGGGTCCGAAGATGGTCTTCCCGCCGTCCTTCCTCACGCGGAGGGCGGGCCCTGTCTGCGGCGGGGGTTCGGGTTTCTGCGGCGGCTGCGCCGCAGGGGGCTGTGTGGCAGGCGGACGCTGCTCACCGCTTTGGGCGGGCGGCTGAACAGGCGCACCCTGTCTGGCACCGCAGCCCGTCACCAGGCTTGCAGCCATCGCCATGAGTGCCAGAAAGACCACCATCTTCTGAATACGCCGGTGCGCTGGTAACAACGTACATCACCCCAGTCCAGTCTATCATGAACTCATCTACCATGAGTTCAGACGAAGGCTGTACCGGAGGGGTTGCGGCGGTGGTGTGGCTGTTGACACAATTATGGCCTCAGGCCCCTCAAGGTAGCCGGCTAGCGGCCTGGATCGTCTCCACGGCTTCTCCGATGGAGGTCGAAGGGGCAAAGCACCTGTCACCCGCGCACACCATCACGGCCGGCCCGTCGACCGGCCCTCCGGGGGCTGGCCGCGAATCGCGGGGCGTAGCGCTGCCATCGTGGGCCGTGCCGCCATCGCGGGCTCCGTGCATCACGTCGACTCCCGGGATGAAATACCCGCTCAGCCGGCCGGCGAACTCCGCGGCAGCGTGTGTGTCGCTGCCGCCAACGACTTCGGCGGTTACCGGGTACAGGTAGTGGAGGACAGCCGCTGCATACGGAGCCGCGATGAGGCCGTACTCCCGCCACGAACCGGCGAACGCTTTCAAGCAGGCCTCCGCCTTGGCGAGGTAATAGGCGGGCTCGCGCCAGGACTCGTACTCAGGTCCAGTGCGCAGCCCCGCGACAAACGCGGCACGGCGCAACACTTCGGCTGCACGGGCGTTGTCCTGCAACGACTTCACGCGTGTCTTCAGGGCTCCGGCCGCTCCATCACCGGATGTCAGACCAGCCGCGATGTCGTGGAATCCACCGTGTTCCTCGTCCCAGTATTGGTCCAGGCAGGCCTCGAGCAGGTCACGCGCCACACGCAGGTATTCGCCGGTCTTGGCCGCAAACGCACCCGAGGCATGCGCGTCCAGCAACGCGGAACACATCCATATCTGGTCCTCGAAGAGCCCATCCCCCTTCGCTCCGCCCTCGTCTGAGTAGTGGCGCATGCCCTTCCCCTCCGCGTAACACTCCTCAAGCAGCGTGTCGAGAACGATCCCCGCCCTCTCGGCCAGGGCCGGTTCGTCAAGGTGGCGTGACGCCGCGATGAGGAACGACGCCGCCATAGCGTTCCAGTTCGCGTAAACCGCGGGGTCCACGCGTGGGGCGACGCGCGCCCGCCTGTCTTCGAGCGGCAGAGCGTAATATCCCTCGTCCGCATCCTGGCTGCCGTAGTACCCGCCCGATTCGCGCCACAGCGTGTTGTCGAGATACTCGAGGATGCCCATGGCGGTCGTCCGGTACTCCTGCCTTCCGGTCAACTTGTAGGCAGCCGCATACGTCCTCAGTAGGTGGGCGTTATCCTCGAGCATCTTCTCAAAGTGTGGAACGGACCAGTCCCTCGTCGTGGAATACCTGAAGAACCCTCCCATCACGCGGTCGTACATGCCGCCCGACGCCATGTTGTCCAGCGTCGAAGTGACAACCTCCAACAGGCGCTCGTTTCCGGTCCTTGCGTGCACCTCGAGCGCGAGGTCCAGGGCGTGGGCGTGAGGGAACTTGGGCTGAAGACCGAATCCCCCGTGTTCGCGATCAAACGATCCCTCGATTGCGGCCACCGTTTCCTTGACTATCTCGTAGGACACGCCGCCAGCGGCGGGGGCAGGCTCGCCGTAGTCGTGCCGGGGCCCTGCTTCATACGGCCGGTGGTGATACTCCGGCGACCGCGCATAGGCATCCGACAGTTCGCGCAGTACGCGTTTGAACTGCTCGGGGGGCACGTAGGTGAAACCGGTGAGCACGGCTCCCTCCGCGTTCAGGAAGGCTGTAGTGGGCCAGCCACCCATGTTGTACCGGCGGTTTACTTCCGGCCGCCTGTCGTTGTCCACGCGTACCGGGATGAAACCCTCTTCCACCAGCCTCGCCACTTCGGGGTCGGAATACGTCGTCCGGTCCATCACGTGGCACCAGTGGCACCATGTCGCCCCGATGGCCAGCAGCACCGGCTTCGATTTCCGCGCGGCCTCCTCGAAAACCTCCGGCCCCCACGTTCTCCACTGGATCCCCGTGCCCTTCACTTATCGCAGCAACCCCTTCCTGCCGGTGATGATATCCCAACACAGGTATTGTTCCCCGAAACGCGGGCCGCAGCGAACAGGAAGCCTCCGGTTGCCGCGGGGTACCCGCTCGGAAGACAGCGGTGGGGAGCATCCGCGCTCCCCACCATCGTACGTCTGTGTGTCGCCTTGACTTCCCGGTGGTCCCGACCCCGCTCAGCCCGCCTCGCCCGGGAACACGTGCGTTACCTTGTGCCCGGTAGAATTGAGCATCTTGACGAGCTCGTCGATGCGTTCGCCCATTACTCTGAACGTGGCCTCGGCCGTTCCTCCCGAACCCGGAAGGCTGACCATGCTCACGATGTATATTCCCAAGTCGCGGGTAAGGCTTGTGACCTCGGCGAGAGTGCCGATCCGGTCTTCGATCTCGACCGTCAGCCTGACCCCGCCACGCCTCACCCCGAGGAGGTCGATGAAGGCGTCGAACACGTCGGTCTCCGTTAGTATGCCCACAACTTTGCCTTTCGAGAGGACCGGCAGGCCGCCCACCTTCTTGTCCCTCATCAGTCGCGCAGCATCTTCAAGCGGGACATCGGGGGAGATGCTGATGACGGGGGACGTCATGGCCTCCTTGACCTTCATCTTGGCGAGGAGAGCGGGGATCTCCCACACCGCCAGCGTACTGGCAGGCGAGGGCGAAACCCGGAGGAGGTCTGTCTGGGTGACTATGCCCACGAGAGCGCCTCTCTCGACAACGGGCAACCGCCTGACGCCGTTCTTCTTCATGACATCGAGGGCATCTGATACACTCGTGGACGGCGTAACGCACACAGGGTTCCTGATCATCCTATCACTTACCAGCACAGCGTTCCCTCCCCTTGTTACTCCGTACGTCATGCGCCCGAAGCCGCGCGTTTTGGGAGGAGGTATTCGAGATGCCGATCGCGCGATCCTGCATCGGCAGCATCGTTGCGCCCCTGACCCGTGCCGGCGGTGTTCTGGACGCGACGTATGAACTCGGCGGGCGTGAACAGACTACGGATCGTCTGATCAAAAAGGAGACGTGCTATTTGCGCCCATCAGGGTCCTTCTTCCCGGCGGCGACCATCGCCCCCGGCCTGGATCAGGTCAAAGACAGGCTATCGGCGCTCCTCGACGTGGACGGGGCGATGGCGGGACCGGCGGCGTACCTCAAACAGACGACGGGAAAACTGCTTAGACCGGCGCTCACGCTGGCCTGCGCAGCCCTCGCCGGGGGGGTCTCCGAGGAAGCGATCAACACGGCCGTCGCCGTAGAACTGATACACACCGCCTCGCTCGTGCATGACGATGTTGTCGACCAGGCCGACTTGCGCCGGGGGTTGCCGTCCGTCCGCTTCGTGTTCGGGAATCGCGCCGCAGTCCTGCTCGGCGACTACCTGTTCACGACGGCCTTCGAGATGCTCAACAGGTCACTCAAGCGCTCGATTGTCAGGCTTCTCTCCCGGACGATCAGGACGATGAGCTCCAGTGAGCTCATGCAGCTCGGGCGGCTTTACGCCCTACACGCCAGTGAGGACGAGTACATGCGGTACATCGACTGTAAGACAGCCAGCCTGATGTCCGCATGTTGTGAAGCCGGCTCGATCGCGGGCGGGGCTGGCCACCGGAAGATAAAGCTGCTCGCGTCCTTCGGCTGGAACCTTGGGATGGCGTACCAGGTAGCCGACGACATAACCGACATCGCGGGGGCGGCCGAGGAGAACGGAAAGCCATCCGGCGTAGACCTCCGCGCGGGCGTCGTGACAATTCCGCTAATCAGGCTGCTGACCGACGCCGGCTGGGCGGAACGCGTAAACCGGTTGTGGAACGGCGAGGGTTCGACTGACCGCGACGCCGCGGAGATCCTGGAGGGCATGCGTACAACGGGGTGCCTTGCGTACGCGGCGAAAGTCGCGCGCCGGCACTGCCGCGCCGCGCTCGAATGCCTCCAGGACCTCGACCCCGCGCCCGAGGCAGACATGCTCCGGAGCATCGTCACCCTCATCGATGGGCGCTGTGGGCCCTGCCCGGCGCAGCTACAGCGCCCCGAGCCGGCGCAAGACCCTGCACAGGGAGAAGAACCTTGCCCCGTCGACACCCGTCTGGCCCAGCAGCCTGACGGTGACTCCGTCCAGACCGCTTGACCTGACCTTGGGGTCTGAGAAGTACAATGCGGGAAGTCCCCTGAGGACCGTCAGGTGAAAAGCCCCACCGTCGAGGGCGCCAAGCCGCGCTTCCGCCTCGGTAAAGAACCTGCTCAGAGTCAGGGTGACCGCGTCGAGGGAGTCGTAGTACACAGTGAAGTTCAGGTCCCCGTGAAGGTGGTCTTCCTCCCTGTCGACCAGGTAGTCCAGCATTATGTGAAGGGCGCACACGTACGGGAAATACGCGCCGGCTACCCGCACAGCTTCGGGAGCGCCAGCGCCAGGACCGGCAGCCAGGGCGAGAAGGGCGAAAACGCCCAGCGTAGATCCTGCTGCGGCCCCGAACTCCCACCATGTCATGTTGTGCCGGCACCTCTCGCGGTACCACAGGTCCATGGACCGTTCCCTCGTCTCGTGCGCCGTGTGCTTACGGCTCTGCATCTCGCCGTACAGGGTGGCAAGTGACATCACGGGATCCGCTACGACGCGATACGCGGGAAGCCTCGCGGTCCCGCCCCGTACACGCCTCACCAGCAGTTCGAGGTACCCTCCGTCGTAGCCCAGGGGGAATCCGTCGAAGTAGGAGGCCGGCGCAATGCGCGGCTCCACGCGCGGCCCCACGCGCGGCCCTGTGCTAGCCGCACCGCAGCCTCGTGACTGGCCGCCTCCCCCAGCGCCGACGGCGTCGGTGAACGCCCTGTGCAATCTCTCGTGTACGCACTGATCCGTGCAACTCGAGCGGTCCACCAGCGTGTCGAGGTAATCACTGAGCGTCTGGAGCGCCACGATTGTGGCTGTCAGGTCGCGCCTCGCCGCAGCTGGTACACCGGGCGCGCACGCGTAAACAGAGCCACCGATCGAGTGAAACGCCTTGTTGTGCAGGGAATCCAGCGCCAGCGGCAGGATCCCTGGCGGGCACAGACGCCTGGCCTGGCCCTCGAGATACCGTAGCTCCGCGCGCGCCAGGCTGAGTTGGCTGAGGCACACGCCCAGGATGGCCGGGAACGCCGGCCTTCCTTCCGTCCAAGTAATCACCATCAGGCTTATTATGGAGCCGGGCCTCCATGAAAATCCGCATCCGCCGTAAACCCAGAGTGATAGACCTTGACTAACTTTGACTTTAATGGTAAGTTGGTGGTAGGCTAAATGTAGCAGCCGAACCAGGAGGTGACAGAGGTGTTTGGCATAACGCCCTGGAGGTGCAGGAGCAGGGTATTCACGGACGTGGACGACCTGTTCAACGGCTTCTGGCCGGTGACCGCGGTCAGCCACTTCGGCCGCGCGGACATCGTTGAGAACGAGAAGGAGTACCTCGTCGAGATCGACCTCCCCGGTCTGGACAAGAACGACATCGTCGTCGAGGTTACGGACGGGGGCTCGCTGGTCGTGAAGGCGGACCAGAAGGCTGAACAGGAAGAGAAAAAGGGATACTACATTTGCAAGGAGCGAAGGATGAGCCAGTTCTACCGCACGTTCGAATTTGACAGCGACGCCGACCTCGGCTCCGTCGAGGCGACGTACCGCGACGGGGTGCTGCGGTTGAGCGTTCCGAAGCGCCAGCCGCCGGAGGATAAGAGCCGCAGGGTCGAGATCATCTAAAACCCGGTCGAAGGATTTTGTCCGACTCCCCTGAAGACAGCCCGGCGATGAGCCGGGCTCTCACCTTGTGGGGCCGGGTCCGTTCAGACGTCCTGACGGAGCGGCCTTATCAGCCGCATGGCGTTTGCGGTGACGAGTAGTGACGACCCCATGTCGGCCACCACGGCCACCCACAGGCCCGCCATGCCGAGGAAGACCAGTATTACGGCGACGGATTTGATCCCCAGCGCTATGGCAATATTCTGCCGTATGACGTCGAGCGTATTCCGGCCTAGCCTGACTACGTACGGGATCTTGGATAGATCGCCGGACATGAGCGCCACATCCGCCGTCTCCAGCGCGACGTCTGACCCGGCGGCGCTCATCGCCACCCCGACAGTCGCGGTGGCGAGCGCAGGCGCGTCATTTACGCCATCCCCCACCATGGCGACGGATTGGTGGCGCATCATCAGGTCCTCGATCAATGAGACCTTGTCTCCGGGAAGGAGTTCCCACACTATCTCGTCCACGCCCGCGGCTTCCCCAAGGGCACTGGCCGTTCCGCGGTTGTCTCCCGTCAGCATGGCGATATGCCGGACGCCCAGGTCGCGA from Bacillota bacterium includes:
- a CDS encoding polyprenyl synthetase family protein, which codes for MPIARSCIGSIVAPLTRAGGVLDATYELGGREQTTDRLIKKETCYLRPSGSFFPAATIAPGLDQVKDRLSALLDVDGAMAGPAAYLKQTTGKLLRPALTLACAALAGGVSEEAINTAVAVELIHTASLVHDDVVDQADLRRGLPSVRFVFGNRAAVLLGDYLFTTAFEMLNRSLKRSIVRLLSRTIRTMSSSELMQLGRLYALHASEDEYMRYIDCKTASLMSACCEAGSIAGGAGHRKIKLLASFGWNLGMAYQVADDITDIAGAAEENGKPSGVDLRAGVVTIPLIRLLTDAGWAERVNRLWNGEGSTDRDAAEILEGMRTTGCLAYAAKVARRHCRAALECLQDLDPAPEADMLRSIVTLIDGRCGPCPAQLQRPEPAQDPAQGEEPCPVDTRLAQQPDGDSVQTA
- a CDS encoding DUF2600 family protein; translated protein: MVITWTEGRPAFPAILGVCLSQLSLARAELRYLEGQARRLCPPGILPLALDSLHNKAFHSIGGSVYACAPGVPAAARRDLTATIVALQTLSDYLDTLVDRSSCTDQCVHERLHRAFTDAVGAGGGGQSRGCGAASTGPRVGPRVEPRIAPASYFDGFPLGYDGGYLELLVRRVRGGTARLPAYRVVADPVMSLATLYGEMQSRKHTAHETRERSMDLWYRERCRHNMTWWEFGAAAGSTLGVFALLALAAGPGAGAPEAVRVAGAYFPYVCALHIMLDYLVDREEDHLHGDLNFTVYYDSLDAVTLTLSRFFTEAEARLGALDGGAFHLTVLRGLPALYFSDPKVRSSGLDGVTVRLLGQTGVDGARFFSLCRVLRRLGAL
- a CDS encoding Hsp20/alpha crystallin family protein, which gives rise to MFGITPWRCRSRVFTDVDDLFNGFWPVTAVSHFGRADIVENEKEYLVEIDLPGLDKNDIVVEVTDGGSLVVKADQKAEQEEKKGYYICKERRMSQFYRTFEFDSDADLGSVEATYRDGVLRLSVPKRQPPEDKSRRVEII